GAGTTGCAGGGAGAGGGCCCAAGCAATGGTGGGTGTTCCTATTTGCTAAGTCCTGAGAGTGAATCCATCCAGCCTGGTAAGAGCTATCCCATTGCCTCTCGTCCCTAACTCCCTTCTACCTGGTGGAGTCCTATAAAGCAGTCACGGTGGGGAATCAGGTAAGACTGGAAGAGAGAGCAGAAGTTAACCACTCTCCTGTCCCCAAACTATAGACCTCAGCATGGGAAAAGTggggaatgaataaatgagtggctGAATGCAGATTGAAatgctgagtaaaatgaaatgagACTGTGTGTTTTTGATTTAGAGAGGTGAAAAGACTACTACGTAAGAGCAGTAATCAAGTTTATGGCATCTGGCCAAGTTTCCACCTAAGGAGTGGAGATTTCTGCACTCCTCTTTCCCCATTCCTTGAATTTTAAAGaggtaacctgttgccattgagttgattccaactcatggcgatcccaggCGTAACAGAGTAGACTTGttccatatgtctgtcagtttgtcatactgtggtggcttgcatgttgctgtgatgctggaagctaagccactggtatttcaaataccagactggtcacccatggcagacaggtttcagctgagcttccagactaagacagactaggaagaaggacctagcggtctacttctgaaaaaattaactagttgaaaatcttatgaatagcagtggaacattgcctgatatagtgccagaagatgagcccctcaggctggaaggtactcaaaagacgactggggaagagctgcctcctcaaagtagaatcgaccttaatgatgtggatggagtcaaacttttgggaccttcatttgctgatatggcactactcaaaatgagaagaaaggtaGTTTCAAGAGGCCAAGGCTTTATTAGTGTTGCatgatattttctctgtttctcaggaTTGGGCAACTGCCGACCAAAGTGGAGATACAGAAAAGCTGTATTATATTGTAATGAAAACCATGAATGGCAGGGGCCAGACACCGCAATATGGTTTAATAAGGGATGGCAGAGCCAACCCAGCCCCTTCTCAGCCTGTGCTCCTCCCAGccatgtaaacaaacaaacaaaaaccaaaccagttgccattgagtcggattctgactcatggagacccaggtattacagggtagaactgtgctctataggattttcatgactatgacctttcagaagcagaagcTCCTTTGGCACATTCACaccaccagcttttcagttagcagtcaagcacttagttTTTTGCACCACCGGGAATGTGTAGTTGTGAGTTTTTGGCTCGGAAGGGCCTGCTGCAGCTGCCTTTCCCCCACGAAGCCAGAAAATCACCCAAAGAGAGCAGGGGTGTCTTTGTGAAGAGGGGACTGACATTTCCTCTCCAGACTGGCTGTTTGGTAGGCAGTGGATTTGCTGATCTGCCCCTGGCCCTCCTTAGCAAGGGCAAAAAGTGTTGGAGACAGGTGGGGTAGTGGTGGGGCAGCCCAGGGCAGCCTGCAGTCCTGTTCTTGCCAGGGCAAGGATGTCTGCATTGTCTATAGATCAAGTGGACACTGAGAAGGGAGCCAGCTTGAGCCTTTCTTTCTGGCAGTAACTGGTGATGCGGAGTGCAGATAAGGTGGTTGGAAGGGAGCAGCAGCGTGCAGGTCTCCCAGGTCAGTGACTGGGCAGTGCAGAAGTCCCTGCAGGACTTCCCCAAGAACACATCTGTAGAGGCACAGCAACATTACATAGAAAGGAATAAACAATGACTCTTGATCCCCATTCCACCTACTACAACACACtggagaagacaggaggggagatTGTCTCCCAGAGGCCTACTATTTCCCCTCCCACCATCATACCTTTGAGGTGAGGAAggggttgttaggtgctgtggagtcgattccgactcatagagaccccatgtgacagtagaactgcctcatagggttttcttgtctgtaacctTTATaaaagcacattgccaggtctttctcttgcagagtggctagggaatttgaactgccaaactttcagttagtaactgagtgcttaaccattgggacCTTGCCCCCTGCACACGTTAGGTCCCTCCAGCCACCAGCCCAGCCAACAAGGGGGGAGGGGAAACTGCATTGGCTATGAGTTTGACGTCTTCAACTGGATTTGAGTGAGGTTTTTAATATCAAAAAGTGACTGAGGAAGTTATGGAAACTGTCCAGGGTATCATTAAGGGATCTCTCTACCCAGCAGGGGAAGGAGATTCAACAAGGCACAGCTGGGGGCAggatgggagagaaagaaaaccatTTCCTCTTTGCAACCTATGGAGTGGAAACTGTTCGGTAAACCAGTTGTATCTGATTAAGGGCTTCATAGTCTTATGACTGAAGTCAAATCACTATGCATTTGTGATGTGGTGTACTGTGTTTATAAATTGCTAGCTTAGGAgtgactagattttttttttctatgaattcAAAACTTGAAATATTAAATGCAAAGAAAAGAGACACGCCAGAAGGCATATTTCCAGATACATAGGGAGAAGGAGAAGAGTTAATAGTTGCCTTTTTGTTTTATCTCCCCAAATCTAAGAGTTTTCTTTATCTTATACATTTACACAGAGACACGACAGGTTTTAAATTTCAGTCTGTCAAAGATTCACTAACAGTTgatacaatggaaaaaaaaaaaggtgcaggaAAACGTGTTTATAAGTGATGTGTTATACATGCTCACTTATTTGTCAACCATGCCATTCAgttaattgttttattttcatcaaAATATTTGTCAGGCTACTCTTGcacttctatttcatttttttcttaagtgTAGGTGTCATGGTTTTCACATCCTTGgttggcgcaaatggttaacatgctcggctgctatccgaaaggttggaggtttgattctACCCAGGAGCACCTTAGAAAAAAGGTCTGAGaacctacttatgaaaaatcaaccaccgaaaaccctattgagcacagttccactctgatacacatagggttgccCTGAATCTGAATCGACTGTATGGCAACTAGTTAGTAACGTGGCTTCAGTCCATctcactctctttctctgtctctcaccATTACCAGAGGCTTCTTAAGTAtttgcaatgcttttttttttatttagacaaCAGTTATTTCCAGATTACATTACAATTATTCCTTAAGTGACTAGCTGTACTGACAAGGAAAAATTGTTGTGAATGATACGTCCCAGTGCAACGCACGAGTGCCGTGACCATTCATTCTCTCGCTGTAGAGCTGTTGGCAGATTAGAGGCCACAGCTTTATGTCATGTTCAGGGGAAGGCTCcagatttcttatttttcttgtttcaaTTTTGCATCATCTCTTTTCTTGAATCCCAGCATCCTGAAATGTAAGCAGTACAAAATGTTCTCATCCATCAGAATAGCATGTCACAGCATTATCAGAATACAGGCCGTGCTCCTAATTGCCTAATTATActtgagttgaattgtgttgcaCTTGAAATGAGTAAACTACTGATGGGTTCCTGCCATCGTAACGGCTACTCAGAGTCAAAAACTTACTGTTGACTCATCTTTCCCTCACCACTGCCCCGCTCCCCAATATCTAATTAGTTGCCAGATTCTCCCTTGGTGTGATATCTCAGGACCTCAGCAGAAACTTCAGTGGCTCTCCTGTTCCTTCCTGGTGAATAATGTCCAAAGGCCTGTACTCTACCCTCACTGTCCCCTTCTAGCCTTCTTCCATCTCCTCTTTGCAAACCCTTTGCTCTTGCCAAACTCAACCCCAGCTGTTCTTGGCTCACCTTGCTTTACTGCCTTTGCTTATACTCTTTTCTTTGCCTGAAAATGTGCTCTTTCCTCCCTCCAGTCTTTGAATATTCAAAATAGTCACCCTTCAAAGCTTGACTCATGAAACACCCCCAGATTCCCACAGGCAGTGGGAATAAAGTCCCCTCTATGGGGAATGGGGCTACTTGATGGGACTTTATTAGTGCCATTCTTGTATCATTTTATTCATTCTACCAAATATTGAGTGCCTAGGCatagttctaggcactggggttaTGACAATGAACAAAAATTATGGAACTTTAGAACTGAAATTCTAGTAAAGAGGAAGAACACCAAATATATGATATGCTAGATGGGGGAAAATACtattgagaaaaataaagcagtttaaaagagagccctggtggtgtagtggttaagagtttggctgctgaccaaaaggtcagcagttcaaatccatcagccactccttggaaacccaatgggggagttctattctgtcctatagggttgctatgagtcagaattgacttgatggcaatgagttttggttttgttttggggatCTCCTGAGAAGGTCTTGCTGATAAGATGAAACAGCTTGCCACCTCACTTGCTTCAGGTCTTAACTAAACAGTCACGTTccactttatatttaaaaatgttcttTCACATGTACGCTCCCTACGTAATAATAGATAAGTGGCTTATAATTTATTTCGAATCTCTTATAGTATGTGGCACTCTGGTttgtatatattgttgttgttctgtgctgtcaggttgattttgactcacagagtcccgataggatagagtagaactgccccatggggcttcataggctgtaatctttataggagctcattgtcaggtcttttctcccctggggccactggtaggtttgaaccaccaaccttgcggttagcagctgagtgctgaacCATTGCGCCGCCAGGGCTCTGATACTTGATGTAAATACTTACTAATTGATGCAAAGAGTGATATCAGAATTGATTTACAAAACAAgattcaggaaaaagaaaaaggtttgGCTAAAGTTTGGAATTTGAGACCTGAGTTACTGAGATGACATCCTTGCTAATTGTGGATGTGGGGTCGTCTATATTAGAGAGGTCAAATGCCAGACAATATATTACAGGGTTAAACTCCCAATCCTGTCATTGCATGTACTTACCATGACATTGATatctgttatgcattgaattttcCAGTTCctttatgtcccccaaaaatctgtgttgtaaattctgcctgtggttataatctcatttgggagtgggttgtctttgttatgttaatgaggtaggattagtataggatgtatcttgagtcactctcttttgagatgtaaaagagattttGTATACAATCTTGAGATATACAAAGGAGCACAAgacagatggggtaagatagatgctaaGATGcacagagatctccaaggaactaggaaccaggaagcagaagccgaagagacaaggaccttcctccagagctgacagagaaagaaagctgtcCCCTAGAgccggtaccctgaatttggacttctagcctcctaaactgtgagaaaataaatttctgtttgttaaagccacccacatgtggtatttctgttttagcagctctagataactaagacaatgcctTGTGTGGATTAGGAGAAACCATCTTATGACTATATACATATAACCATGCTTATACCTGGCCCTCTACAGTTCTCAACATCTAGGTTATTTATTCCCCTGCATCCTTGCCATTCTCTTTCTTAGACACTTATTTGAAAACATGTAACAATTTGTAAGTTTCTGGCCCAGCTCTCTATAACTTGCCATGTATTTAAACTGGTTTTTAGGTATTTACCTTGGGtgcttttggtcaggattctgaATTTCTTGGAGCTGGCAGGTCATGGAGTAAAGTAACTCATTGGCAGATGGTAAATCTATGGATTGTTGGATTAAATCACTCAGTGTCTTAGTGACTCTTTTGGCTGCTGTCATTCTCCCAAACCTTTGGGGCAGATTAGGAACTCGTCTCAAGATACTTCCCCCCATATTTCTTCCAAATCTCAAAGGCAAGTTGGACGTTGGCCCAGGACTTCGTTCTTCCATGGTTCTCCCAAATCTCAATGGCAAGTTGTTGACTGAGGGTGGCATTTTGTTGACTGTGTGTGTGCTCATCTTAATGACAGTTTTTGGTCCCCAGTCTTTTAATTCTTCAAAATTGAGGcttctttccttttccccttTGGAGTCTCCTCTAGGCTATAATTAGAAATGACCATTGTAATAATTTCTTAGTGTTACAAGCAACAGACTTCAACTCCACATTAACTTAAATTCAGACTTTAATCTGCAGAATAGTTAAGGCTATAAACAGTTTGTGTTCTCGTGTGcagaattttttaataaataatttgtATTAAGCTTCTTAACGCAATCTAGTTTCTCATTCCCTAGACTATTGTAAGACaactataaaatattaataaaatatatatagtgACTATAGCAATGCGTTCAAGCAGTGGGAACATAATGAAGTATTGAAATGAGGCAAACGTTTTGCTGCAGTTATTCTCTTTCAGTTTTTTGATTTATCTTGTTTATgaaatattttgtatatttttgtattttgattTAGAGAAACCTCCCTGCTCTCTCTCCATGTCTCTTATTTTTCCCGTCGTTAATGATCAAAGTGGTGGACGCATGGAAACAGAGATGCTAGCTAGCTAGGTTTTGGGGCATAGTTGTAGGAAGtcaagttgaatttttttttttttaaccccttcaTACTCTGAACTCTACTGCAAAAGCATTTTTCAAGAAACTAGTTGTATATTTATTAGACTATACATTATATATTTAGTAAAGAACCCATTGGTTTGTGGGTTACCACACAACTGATACACCAGCTCTATAGGAATCATTTAAAATACAATGAATCTTTAATTAGATTTACTTTTACCATGAAGGAGctctgatggagcagtggttaagcggtgggctgctaactggaaaagttggtggtttgaacccaccagctgcaccgtgggagaaagatgtagcagtctgcttctgtaaagattacatccttggaaatcctatggggcagttctactctgtcctatagggtcgctatgactcgatggcaatgggtttagttgttATATTGGTTTTTACCATGACAGATGGTCCATATGGAGATTTTTAAATGATGCTTTCTGATTGTAAAATATAATACATGCTCCTTTCAGAAAATTTAGACAATATGGAAaagcataaagaagaaaataaaaataacttgaATTCCACCATCTAGAGATAAACATTTTACTTAGATACAGATTTACCAAaaacttgttgttattgttagtccTCTACTTAAATTGTCATTAGAGAGGCCAGGCTGTTGCTGTCATGCTAAATGATGCAAGTTACAGCCATGTACTGTCATAGCAAGGCTGAATTTTAACCAAAATGCAATATACAAACCAACTTATTCCTTACATTTTACAAAATCATAAGATTCAGTACAAATATTATATCATTAATACTAGTCACATTAGGCTTTAAAAAAACTTACCTCACAAAATTTGTCATAGTTTTCTTTGCTGTGAAGATTGGACATCCTTAAATTATCTGCACAAAAGATGTTTGATGTTAACAAGCTTGAAGTGGCTAAAGTCAATAAAATGAATTGTCTGGATAAAATAATTTCCATCTTGCTAAAAATCCAAAATTAAGTCTATATGCTCAGTTCAGTGTCTACAGGAGGGGAAATTGTGATCTTTTATACTgtgtaaaaagaaaggaaagtttCCTTTAGCAGTGAAATCAAGCTCACATGTTTTTGGTATGAGTATTAATTAGAGTGGGTAATGAAAATATGCATGGAAGAAATGTGAGTAATTTATTCCGGGAAGACACCAATGCTCCTGCTTGCAAATTCATtaactttgaaaataattttcctcgTTATGGAAGAGATTCTAATTAGGCGAGTTTGGGGTGATAGTAATTAAGATTCCAAACCAACAGAATGCTTTATTTCTCTGAGCTTAACCAAATACTATTTTGTGTTTGGCGTTTGTGTCAATTcatgagggaaggaaaaaaaatattcagtgcgttctagtttttttttttttttttataattcacaCGAAAGAGTTAGACAGCATTTTCAAAATGTCAAGCAAGTTTAAGAATGTGAAAAGAATCCTAAGTCACCATAATAGCAAAATAAAATGCCATTAATTAACTTTCTGTAATATGCTGTTTGGTTATTAAAAAGATTTAGGAGTAAATGTCAGCCGTAACGGGAGGATGTGCATAAGCCCATTCGATAGGCATTTTGACAAACTGGCTGTCTCCGGAGAAGCTGGAGGCGGTTCAAGGCCTTTCGAATGTGCCCTGTGGGCCTTATGTGGTGAATCTGTATAAATCACCAGGATTTTATTTCTAGATGCTGCATCCTGCCTTCTTCCTGAAAGCCCTTAAGGACCCTAGCAGGGGTTTGGTAAGTCACACACATGCCGATTTTGTTGCTCCCTTGGCCCATATTATTTAGGTGATCTATCATTGCCACAGGCATACTGGCTTTGTGACATAAGAAGAGAATTTGCAGAAATAAATGCTTATTTACTGAAATGCCAAGCGGAGTGTCTTTCAGAGCAGGTGACTGATGTTGTTAAAGACCTGCCTTATTACTAGACTGCTAGGTTCTAGGGAAACCATGTTTCGCTCCCACGGGCACGGGCCCATTCAACCTTCTCAGGGGAAAAAGGCCTCACATTGATTTCCAACACCTCAGCTGCttccagagaagaattaacaaataAGCAAGTCCTAAAATTACGCCTTTTGTCCTAAGCATTGTTCCACCTCTGGCTTCTCTCACCAGCTTACTATAATTTGAGGTATGAGATGGGCTGTGAAGACCTTTCTGTGTACTAAAGATCTTCAGAACAAATCAGAAAGTTTAAAAACAACAGTGGGTAGACTCTGGTGGTGCCTTGACAGCACATTTGCCGCtaccttttccagcttcttttaCGGCAGCTTACAT
This Loxodonta africana isolate mLoxAfr1 chromosome 8, mLoxAfr1.hap2, whole genome shotgun sequence DNA region includes the following protein-coding sequences:
- the NPVF gene encoding pro-FMRFamide-related neuropeptide VF, whose amino-acid sequence is MEIILSRQFILLTLATSSLLTSNIFCADNLRMSNLHSKENYDKFCEPRGDSKGEKERSLNFEELKDWGPKTVIKMSTHTVNKMPPSVNNLPLRFGRTMEERSPGPTSNLPLRFGRNMGGSILRRVPNLPQRFGRMTAAKRVTKTLSDLIQQSIDLPSANELLYSMTCQLQEIQNPDQKHPRMLGFKKRDDAKLKQEK